A single window of Loxodonta africana isolate mLoxAfr1 chromosome 10, mLoxAfr1.hap2, whole genome shotgun sequence DNA harbors:
- the LOC111748938 gene encoding olfactory receptor 11H12-like produces the protein MNISGSGSYTESVSEFILLGFPCSWETQIVLFMIFSITYLLTLMGNGAIICAVCWDQHLHTPMYILLGNFAFLEIWYVNSTVPNTLVNFLSEIKAISFTGCFLQLYFFFSMGSTECFFLSAMAFDQYLAICRPLHYATIMTGPHCFNLVISCWVCGFLWYLVPVILISQLPFCGSNIIDHFVCDSGPLLTLSCAPAPMSKFASYTLSSLIILLSFLFILISYALVLLAVFQLPSASSWHKAFLTCGSHMTVVMLFYSTIMVMHVSPGSSHFTLLPKIMTLFYGMVTPLFNPLIYSLRNKEMKNALWKILEMFTKSLKLFGSRPRRSMG, from the coding sequence ATGAACATCTCTGGGTCAGGATCCTACACCGAGTCAGTGAGTGAATTTATCCTTCTGGGTTTTCCCTGCAGCTGGGAGACTCAGATTGTCTTATTCATGATCTTCTCCATCACCTACCTCCTGACTCTCATGGGAAACGGAGCCATTATCTGTGCTGTGTGTTGGGATCAGcatctccacacccccatgtacatCCTGCTAGGCAATTTTGCATTCCTGGAGATCTGGTATGTCAACTCCACAGTCCCAAACACATTGGTCAACTTCCTCTCTGAAATCAAGGCCATATCTTTTACTGGTTGCTTCCTCcagttgtattttttcttttccatggGCTCCACTGAGTGCTTCTTTCTTTCTGCAATGGCTTTTGATCAATATCTCGCCATCTGTCGTCCTCTCCATTATGCCACAATTATGACTGGACCACATTGTTTCAACCTTGTGATTTCCTGTTGGGTATGTGGCTTTCTCTGGTACCTGGTGCCTGTTATTCTCATTTCCCAGCTGCCTTTCTGTGGCTCTAATATAATTGACCACTTTGTATGTGACTCAGGCCCATTGCTGACTCTCTCATGTGCTCCTGCCCCCATGTCCAAGTTTGCCAGCTACACCCTAAGCTCCCTCATTATCCTCCTTAGCTTCCTTTTCATCCTCATCTCCTATGCCCTGGTTCTACTTGCTGTGTTTCAGTTACCATCGGCATCCAGTTGGCATAAGGCCTTTTTGACCTGTGGGTCCCACATGACTGTGGTTATGCTATTCTATAGCACCATCATGGTGATGCATGTGAGCCCTGGGTCCAGTCACTTCACCTTGTTGCCAAAGATTATGACCTTGTTCTATGGAATGGTAACTCCACTCTTCAACCCCCTGATTTACAGTCTTAGGAATAAGGAGATGAAAAATGCTCTGTGGAAAATTCTGGAGATGTTTACAAAGTCTTTAAAACTCTTTGGCAGCAGGCCCAGGAGGAGTATGGGATAA